The genome window TTCCTGATTGGAGCAATTTTAGCCTTACATAGTACCACTTTCTTCGTATATATTCTTCCGCTTTTCGGAATCTTTAAGCCGTGGTTGTCGTCCATCGGACTTCTTATTTCTTGTCTCTTTTGGGGAATCGCAATATTGCATTTCGATGCCTTCGAAATTAAAGCGAAAATTATCGGCGGCGCCGACGTTCCTTTGATCCATAAGGCCGCGTCTTGGAGTTTCTTGAGAATTTTAGCTAGGCTTGATCCGATGCGCTTTATTCAAAAAAGTTCGAAAGAAAAAGCTGCGATTACGAAGGAAATACTGATTCAAGATTATGATCTGACTTCCAAATCGGGTGAGTTGTCCGTCGATAAACGAGCGGAACTACTTTCCAAAAAGTTCGGAAAGTATTTTAAATAATTTTCGAACTTTTACCTTCTTCGCGCTCCTTTCGATATCGATTTACTCTTAGCTAGAATCCGTCAAGAGGTTCGATCGTTGATGTTGCCTCATTTAAGCTTGAAAAATACGATTTCTCTAATAGTATGTACTGGTTGTATAGATTTCGATGTAGATAAAATGATATATTCGTTTAAATCCCTTCTCTTTCTTTCATTCATCATTTTTGCGTTCACGAGTTCCGTAAATGGAGAAGAAAATAAAAGTTCCGAAACGAACTCGGCTCCCGGTAAATTCGGAATCGGAATCAGTTTATTCGGACCAACCGGCTTGACCGGCAAGTATTGGATGGACGACAAAAAATCTTTCGAAGCGGGACTCGGATTTAGCGCGTTCGGTAACGGAAGATTTCACTTTCATGGAGTTTTTCTTTATAACTTCGCTTCTTTAAACGAATCGGTCGGTTTTTATGGCGGCATCGGCGGGGTAGCGGAAGAAAAACATTACCGGGAAAAAGAAAGGGTAGGACGTGGCAGATTTATTGAGACCGAGGGGTATGAAACTTCTTTCGGCGCTCGCTTGCCGGTCGGTTTGTCTTGGAGATCGCAGGATAAGAAATTCGAGTTATCCGGAGAAGTCTATCTCAATGTTTTTTTTCTCGGAAGGGGAGGCGCCGATCTCGGTCTGGTTTTTGCCGGTAGAATTTATCTTTAGTTAAGACGTCCGATTTATTTCGACAGAAATACTGCGATTTCATTTCGATGGATCCTTTCGAATATCTCTTTCCAACCTTTTCTAAACGATCACAGGATTAAAAATTTTTTTGGATTGAAATAGTTTTATATAAAATCATAAGCTATATGAAAACGTTTCCATAATTGGAATGGAAAGAGCCGCCGTTGATTATCTTGAATAGGAGAAGCCATGAAATATTTCGAAGATTTGCAAGTGGGAGAAACTTTTGAGTTGGGGAGTTATACCTTATCGAAGGATGAAATTTTGGAATTTGCCGCGAAATACGATCCGCAACCGTTTCATATCGACGAAGAGAAGGCGAAAGAGTCCATATACGGAGCCTTGATCGCTTCCGGTTGGCAGACGACGGCCGTTTATATGAAGTTATTTGTCGAAAATCTAATGAATCGAGCGCATGGAATGGGGTCTCCCGGTTTGGAGGAATTGAAATGGAAACGTCCCGTTTTTGCCGGCGACACCTTGCGGGGAAGATTTAGTATATTAGAAAAAAGTAAATTTAGAGCTAATTTGGGACTCGTAATGGGAAAGAACGAGCTGGTTAATCAAAACGAAGAAGTGGTTATGACCTTCAAAGGGAAGATGCTGTTCTTAAAAAGAGAAATCTAAGATTCGTATTGTTGCTAAGAAACTGAGATCCGAAGTTTTAAAAAGAAATTTTGCGGAGTTTTGTCGAGATTTTCCGTACTTAAGAAAATCTCGGTTCGCTTCTAAATATTGAGAACGTTGTCCGCAATTCGGTCGGCTTAATTTGAAAAATAATTGAAATCAAAATTATGCCCTTGGGCTAGTCATTCGTAAAATGCGCGGTTGTCGTTTAACGATCCGCGCGAAATCGGAAATCAATTCATATCGTCGATCTTGATGTCATCGGGTGCGGGTTGGCCTTTTCCGTTTTCTATCAAACTCTTAAGACTCAAAAGAAAGACCGCCCATTTCATACTACAATGTGCGGTGAACTCACTTTCGGTTTTCCAGTCTTGATGTCGAAAGTGAACGAGGGTCATCGCTGCTCCATCGGGCGCGGTACCTGCGCGTAGATCGAAATCAACATGCGAACCGACCCAATCCTCCGGTCCGTTGACACATTCCCATAACACCCGAGCCGGAGTCGATTCTTGAACTTTCATATCAAAGAAACCTTTTTCACCAAACGTAAAACGAATCGCATCTCCTACCGCCGAAACTCCTCCTGAAAACGCGCCTTCCACTTGTCTTGTCCACCAATTCGCAAGACCGGCTTGAGTCGTTAACGCTTGAGTTACTTCGTTTGCTCCGGCTCGAATGCCGACTTTGTGGTAAATTCCATTCATACTATTCTCCTTTTTGTTTTCTCTTCCGGCCTCGCCGATAAAGACTTTGTTTTACTCTTCGCTTACGTACCACGTTTCGAGCCCGTTGAGAATGTTCGTCCAGCCGCCGTGATGCATTTCGATTTCTTTTCGATCCGCTAAACGTTCGTGAGTCAGCGTTACGAGAGTTTGCGGTTTGTTTTTTGCGCCGTTCGTGCCGGTGATCGTCACGGAAGGCAACGCGGTGAATGTAACGGTGACTAACGTTTCCCGATGGCCTGTCGCGTGCGAGCGCCATGTGAAAACGAGTTTTGTGGGTTCGTCGATCGTTATATATTCCCCTTCGTGCGGTAAGACTTTACCGTCGAGAGTCATGTCGATGCGGAATTTTCCGCCGGGTCGCGGATCGATCGTTACCGATTCGATTCCGATTTCTTCTCCGGATAGGAACCAACTTGAAAATTCTTTTTCTTGTAACCAAGCTCGAAAGAGTCGAGAAGGTTCCGCGTTAATTTTTTTTTCTATTTTTAGGACGGGTGTGGTCATCATCTTGCTCCTCAATGAATGCTTCTAATTTATCCAATTTGTTACTCCAGAATTCTTGATGATAGGTAAGCCAGGCGAATGCTTCCGAAAGAGAACGATTTTGCAGTTCCAAACGAATGCTACGGCCGTCTTCCGGCGTGCGCACCTTGCGAACAAGTCCCGCAGCGGCCAGAACATCGATATGCTTTGCAACCCCCGCAAAGGACATCGAGAAGGGCTCCGCAAGTTCCGAGATGGTGAGCGAGCCTTTTCGCAAACGTACCAGCATTTGACGTCTCGAATGATCGGAGAGCGCTGCAAATACCCGGTCGAGTTTCTGTTCTTTTTTTAATTCAACCATTCGGTTGAATATATGGCAGCTCGTTTTTTTGTCAATTGTTAAACTATTGGGTTGAATACTTGTTTTGGTGAATTACGATTTTTTTTAAGTAAGCGCCTAAACAACCGCACCTTTTTCTAATCGTATAAATGTTGTAAACTGTCTTTGATGAAAAAAACGAAAATAGATTGGCCCAAAGAGTTTGATGACTTTTCAAAGAGTGGACTTTCCCAGCCTCAGTATTGTAAAGAAAGACACCTCAAATACACGACGTTTCGATATCATTGGGAGAGACGTTCTAAGCATTCAGAGAAGAACGACTTTGTAGAAATTCCTCCTTCCTCGACAAATTCTCAGTCATTGGTAGAAGCCGAATTTTTGACCCTAAAGATAGATACGTCGGGGAAGGCATCGCTCCAAGTAAACGTTCAGTTTAGTTTAGGACGATGGAGTTAAATCCCGGAAACAGAAAAGTGTATCTTCGACCTGGGGCGACGGATTTAAGGAAATCGATCAATACGCTCTCTGTAATCGTAGAAGGAAAGATGAAAAAAGATCCGTATTCGGCGAGCGTCTTTCTCTTCTGCAATCGCAAGAAAGATAAACTGAAGATGCTCTACTGGGATAAGAGCGGGTTTTGCCTTTGGCAGAAGAGACTGGAAGAGAGTAAATTCCCGTGGCCGAACTCAGAGGAGGAAGTGCATAAAATACCCGTTGAAAGGTTTCATTGGCTATTGAATGGGATCGATTTTTTCAAAGAGCACAAGAAACTAAAATACAAGAATGTCAGTTGAAAATGTTTGACTCAAGAAAAGAAAGTATTAAGACTGAATCCGAATGTCTTTGGATCTAAACTCTCTTCCTGATGATGTAGAAGAACTAAAAAGAATCATTATATTAGAGAATAATAAATATCAGGAAGAATTACGACTCCAAAAACAGAAAGAATCCGAACATTTGGATCAGATCGAGAGATTGAAGATCCAGCTTTTCGGGAGAAAGACTGAGAAATGGAGTCAGATCGAAAAAGATCAAGGATTTCTTTTTAACGAAATAGAAAGCTCCTTGCAAGAAGATTCTCCTGAACCCGAAGAAGAAAGTCTTTTTAGTCCTGTTAAAAGCCATACAAGAAAGAAGACGGGAAGAAAACCTTTCCCGGACTACTTTCCAAGAATCGAAATCCTACATGATATTCCTGAAATTGATAAAACCTGTTCTTGTGGTCACGAGCTTACTCGTATCGGAGAAGACAAGTCCGAGAAGTTAGATATTATCCCGGCTAAAATACAAGTCGAAGTTCATATTCGCCCTAAGTATGCGTGTAAGCATTGTGAAGGAACTTCTGATGAAACTCTACCTGTCGTAAGAATCGCGCCGGTTCCCCATCAGATCGCTGAGAAGAGTATGCTTTCTTCCGGATTCTTAGCTCACACGCTTACTCAAAAGTTTGCGGATGCTCTTCCGTTTTACAGACAAGCCGGGATTCTCCAGAGATCGGGAGTGGATATTTCAAGGAGCACCCTTTCCAATACCGCAATTCAAGTTTTTGAAAAACTTTCTCCGATGATCGAGGATGTGAGAAGGGAACTTTTCAAATCGAAGTATTTGCAGATCGATGAGACGATTCTTCAAGTGTTAAACGAAGAAGGAAAGTTGAATACATCCAAATCGTATATGTGGGTGATCCGAGGGTTCATCAGAGAAAAGCCCGTTGTTCTCTATCATTATGAGCCGAGTCGGAGCGCTAAGTTTTTAGAAGAATGGATCCAGGGATTTGAAGGAATCATCCAAACGGACGGTTTTGAATCTTACGATTCTTTGTTGAAAGTTAAATCTAAGATTCTTCACGCGGGATGTTGGAATCATGCGAGGAGGAGATTTTTCGAAATTCTAAAAATCGATTCTAAGAATGTGCAAGCAGAATGGATCGTAAAGAAAATCGGTAAGCTTTATACAATCGAGTCAAAAGCTAAGGTAGAAAGTTTAAGTTCTGAAGAACATCTGAAACTCAGGCAATCCGAATCTAAGCCTATCGTTGATGAGATTCGTTCTTGGATGAACAAACGGATCGTCGAAGTTGCTCCCAAATCTTCTATGGGAAAAGCGCTCTCTTATCTTTCTGGCCAGTGGGAAAAACTGCTTCTCTTTTTGGATCATCCGGAATTGCAATTAGATACGAATCTCGTTGAGAACGACATTCGTCCTTTTGTGATCGGTAGAAAAAACTGGCTCTTCTCCGGTTGTCCACAAGGGGCAACTGCGAGCGCGGGATTCTATTCGTTAATTCAAAATGCAAAGATCTCAGGTATCGATCCTTACGCTTATTTACGAGATCTTTTTAAGTCTTGGGAAACGATACCGAGAAGTCTTTCTTGCGAGGATCTGCCAAAAAACGGTGGGCTTGTGGTTCGTTAGGCGGTTACTTTTTTAATGAGAAATGGATGCTGATTTTCTTTTGGATACTGTCTTAAAAGTTTCGCACAATTTAATTTCGAGAGGTCGGATTCTCCATTTGTCGATTTGAACAAAGACTTTTTGATTGAGTTTGCCGATCGTTGACGGTGAGATCTTGGTTCCCCAAAGACTTTCGTGATGTCCTCGACTCTTCGAACCGAACCCCCCGCAAGATACATCTCCATGAGAGCTTCTTCTACGGAACTCTCCCTGCGTTTGTATCTTTCGATGATTGCCGACTCGAACGTAATTGTCCTAAGTTTCGGAACTTTTAACTTTACTTTTCCAGCTTTTGTTTCGAAGTTTCTATTATACGAACCCGCTAGTGTATCTCTACTCGATCCGGATTCCTTTCATACTTGGAGGCTTGGTAGAGTTTGTCTGCGTCTAAGAGAGCGTTCAGTGTTTCTTCCAGTATCTCCTCTTACGAGTTCGCTCAAGTCTTTCCCCGAGTTGAGCCTCATCCGCTTGGATTACTTTCAGGTGCGATTTTTCTTCTTCTGCCCTCATGGGGGTTCTCCTTCTTCTTGAATTTGTTTGGTCACAATCTCAATCGGCAAGGAGAGCCTTCTCGTTTATTCGTAAATGTGCGAAAAAGTTAGGAAATTATCGCTTCTTTTTTTGCTTTTAATATTCCTGATTCTTTCAAAGAGGGCGATAACTCCAAAAGAAAAATAAGAATATAGCGAATAAAGGTAGGAACCAAGTTAAGAAACTTCGGCCTATATTTTGCTCGAATACGGTTTTCGACATTCTAATAAAGCTGATCGTTTGCAGAAAGATTCCCGCAATTAAAAATAAGCTTACAAATCCTAAAAACAGAATCATATAATAAATATCTCTCTTAGCTGAACTCGGCATTATCGTAAAAAAGAATAAAATCGGAAAAAGAGATAGGAGAATATATACGTTACTCGAAACAACTAACGAAACACATTTTCGGAAATTTACGTTTTTTTCTCCGAAAACTCTAACGGTTAAAAAAGTTCCGATACTAAAATAGAGTTCGAAAACGATCAAAAAGAACGCGAAGAAAAATATATTGTAGGGGAATGCATTTAGTAGATACAAAAAGACAGAAATCTTTCCTTCTACAAGATAACCTCTCATAATCTGAGAATACTCCACCAAGTAAGAGAGATTAAACATTGAGAGAATAAGATTAACAACTATATAGAGTGCGATAAAGCTGATGTGTGTTTTGATCGTAGATCTAAAAAAAGCACTTCCGTCGATTTCGTTAATTCGGTTAGGGAAAAGATGAAATTCAACGGTTTTCCTTATTTCCCTTTTAAATATGTTATCCGCTAGGAATTCTTTAAATTTATCCAGTAACTTCATTTTATTTTCCTTCTTGACTTTCCCTATCGTTCTTCCAATTACCTTTGAATATTATTTTTCCAAGAGAATCTTTAAAGATTCCAAAACCGTTTCTTTTACCCGCTCGCCAAGAGCCGATATAAATGTTTCCATCCGGATAGATAAAGGCGCCGCTCCCGTCGTAAATTCGACCTTCTTTATAAACTCCGTTTAGCTTTGTTCCATCGGCTAAGATTAAAGTGCCTGCACCGTCCGGTTCGTCATCATTCCATTGTGCGCTCAGGATTGTTCCATCCTGCCAAACGAACATGCCTAATCCGTGTTTTTTATTATTAACAAAAGAACCTGAATAAGCTGAGCCATCGGGATATCGATATTGCCCTCTTCCGTGTTTGACGCCATGTCGCCACTCGCCTTTATAGAAATGCCCGTCATCGTTTTTAAATAATCCATACCCGTCCGGATGGGAATTCTTTACATAGCCTTCGTAATATGCCCCATTTCTGTATTGCATTTTTGCAAAGCCGTTTTCACAATCTCCGGCAAGGCATTTATATTTCGTATAGTTTAAAATTGCTGTTACTACTATAAATAAGATCAATAAAGAAAGAGTTATTGCGGAATATTTACCAATTTTTGTGCTGACAAACTTAAGGAATCTTCCTGGAAGTTTGAAAAAGGCGGTTTTTAATTTTAAAATTATTTTTTTGGAAATCAATTTTATTTCCTCCAATATCGGGAAAATCGTAAGGTATTCGACGCTCTTTTGAAAAGAAGATTAAGTATGCTATTGTATTCCATATCAAAGGAAAATAATGCAAACTTGGATAGAAAAAGTGCACATAGGAAAAATCCGATCACATTTTTTAGCAGCAATAGTTCAGGATTTGCGAATAATAAAAACGGAATATAGAGCATGAATGCGATATAAAAAAGTTTCAGATCTAATTTTTCTCTATTTGTGTTTTCTTTACCTGTCAACTTGGTGATTGCTTCAAGCATGAGCGATACAAGTACGACAGCACTTCCGATGTGCAGACTTATATCATAAGTTTTAAAGATTATCAAATAAAGCGATAAAAAAATAGAATACGCAAATATTACGGATAAGAAATGCCCGCTGGCTTTTGTTAATGATTCCGTAAAGGCTACTAAAAGAAAGAAGCAGATTGAAATTAACAATATTATATGGGTCGTAAATACCGTTTTTGATTTTGACAGCTTTTCAATCCGATCGTTCAATTCTATCCTTTCATTTAAGTTTAATATGTTCTTTGCGGTGTTTTTGACGTTTTGGAGAAGCGAAATGGCTGAATAGGAATCGGTTCGTATTGATAACGAAAGACTTGGGCGTTTATTTTTTCTAAAAAGTTTTATCGGTGAAGCGCTTTCCTTCTGACTGTATAAATTACCTATCGGCGAGAACTGGCCGATATTGTTTTTAATTAAAAAACGATTTAATTGTTTTTCCGATTCCCTATATTCTTTTGAAGCGCGAATGCGAATATCCAGTTCGTTATTATTTTCGTTAAATTTGCTAACAACGGAGCCCTGTAATATTGTACGTAAAAAAGATCCTATCTCGGAATTCGGAACCAAAGAATTCTTGCTATTCAGATCTAGTTGTAATTCATTGCGAGGAGGTTTGAAGTTCAGGATTACTTCGTGTATTCCGGGTAAATTAGTGATCGCGTTTGCAACCTGAGGGACGGTTTTGTTTAGAGTAGAGTGGTCTGAACCGATAACATCCAAGGAGATCTCTTTCATTCTCCCTAATTCGGATTCTTTCGTGAAATAACAATAAGCAGGATTTTGTTTTCCGACTGATTCGTTTAGAGAAGGAATGATATTCTCTTTAAAAAAGATATTTTTATCGTAGTTGATGATTAGAAATGCGTGGCCCGATTCGATTTGGGATATGACATCTTTTGTTTTTCGATTCTCAATCAATTTTGATTCAATATTCCGAACGATTTTATCCGTATAAGAAAAGCTCGAATCGGATGGAAGTTCTATGTAGCCGTATATCCGATCGTCTTCGATATTGAAATAAACTTCCTTAGGAGATCGAATGTATAGTATAGCAGCCGTTAACACCGCTAAAAGAAAAGCTAATAATAACGTTACATTTTTGTTTTGTCCTAACCGGGTCTTGGAATTATCTTCTTCGTTATTTTTCCTCGTTCGTTTTACAGGAATTGTTTTGAATTCTATAGTGTTATGGTCTTCGGAATTTTTAGACGGTGATTTGATGTATTGATAAGATAGATATAGAAAAAATACGCCGAGAGATGTAAGTAACGACAATCGTAATAAGTTGGTGCCGATCGTTGGGTTTAGAATAATCGTTGGAATAAAAAGGCAAGGAAAACTAAGGAGAAGAAATAAAAACAAGCTTCGCTGCGTTGTCTTATTAAATTCTAATTCTTTTAATTTTGAATACAATAATGTCCAGAATGCGAACGAAAGATAAATCGAAAGGATACTTAATAAATCGAAGTCGATTTTGAAAACGAAATGAACGAAAACGAAAATTAGAAATATAAATATCAGTTGGAATATTGTTGTTGCAAAGATTCCGACCGCTTGTTCCCCGAGTTGTCGACGAATAGAGACGAAGAAAAAGATCACGGTAAGTAGAACGATTGAGACTGCATTTATATAGGCGCTTTTTATGTTCTCGGCTTGGTTAAAAATGATTTCGATTTGCCGGTCCTGTTCGTTTATTTTTTTTGCTGCATTTTTTATATCCGAGGATATTTGTAAAATATTTGCGTCGTGTTTTTTGTAAACATATACCCCAATGTTTTCGTTTCCATTGACTCTGTAAGCATTGTCTTCGTCGCGGTATGAGCTTTCTATTTTTGCAAGATCTCCGAGTCTAACGATTTTGCCCATGTCTAAACTGGTTATTGGTAAATCGACTAAGTCTTCAATCGTAGAGAATTTTCCTCTAAGCCTGACTTGGTATAGACCGTTTTTTTCCTCGATGGACGCTACCGTTGAGGATAGATTATTAAAATGGATCGCATTATAGAGATCAGTTAAACTCAGATTGTAGACATTTAATTTTTGCATGTCGAAAGAAATTAAGATTTCTTTTACTTTACCCCCGGATACCGTTACTTTGCTGATACCTTCTATTGCCTCCAAGGTCTTTTTTAATACTGTGTCCGCATATGTCCTAAGTTCTCCCATTGATTTGGGATCGGTTACTTTCAAAGAGACGACGGCAATGGGCATTTCGGTCGGATCAAAGTTTAAGACTTTCGGTTTTCTTACATCTTTGGGAAATCTACCGACGGTACTTTCGATCTTTTCTTTTATCTCCAAGGTCTTCAGGTCTAAATTCGTACGGCTTTCGAAATCCAATCGGATTAAAGCCTTTCCTTTTTCCGACTGAGAACGAATTTCCGTTATTCCGCCGATCGTCGAAATTTGATCTTCAAGTGGAATCGTGATCGTTTTTTCGACCGTATCTGAATCTGCTCCCGGATATTCAACGACGATGGAGAGTGCCGGGTTTTTTATAATGGGAAACAATGAAAAATTGACTAAGAATACGGATATTATCCCGAATAGCATTAAAGCACTTACGAGCATTTGGATCGTAATTTTGGAAGGGTATTGAATTGAATTCGTAGTCACGATAGTTTTTCTACTTTTCTATTTTTTAATAATAAAAAGAACAGAATAGGAAGCAGGAATAGACTGAAAAAGAAGGAGGAAAACAAACCTACGATTACAACGATAGCCATCGGCGATTGAAATTCGGCCCCTTTTTGAAATTCAAGAGCAACGGGTACCAAACCTAAAATCGTCGTTAAATTATTCATTAAAATTGGACGAAAGACAATCTTTCCGCTTTCGATAATCGCTTTAGCAAAGTCACCACTTTCCTTAAAAGAGATAATCAGATATTCGAAATAAAGAGACGCATTGTCGACTACGACGCCTAACAGAAGAACCAATCCTAAAAACGCGCTGATATTGAAACTTTTACCGAATAGAAAAAGCGCAGGGAAAATTCCGATAAACATGAGCGGGATAGTACAGATCATTACAGCGGCAAGTTTTAACGATTGAAATTGACTGCTTAAAAGCATATAAATCAATAAAGAAGCTAAGATGAATGCGAAGAGAAGTTCATTATACGATTTTTCTATGTTTTCCGATTCTCCTCCGATTTTAATAAAATAGCCCGTCGGCAATTTCGTATTTTCGATAATTTTTTTGATTTTTTCCGTTGTGCCTCGCGGATCTAAGTTGCCTTGGACCATGTTGACTCGCGAATTGCCCGCTCTTCGGATAGAACTAGAAGAAATATTTTCTTTTATACTGGCGATTTGAGATAATCTTATGAATTCGCCCGAGGGAGTTTTAATATTCAGAGTTTGAAGTTTACTTAGATTGTCTATATCATTCCTTTTTACGAGAAGGCGAATGTTAAGATCTTCGTCCTGGTATTTAATTCGCGAAATGTCGGCACCGTAGCTTGCAACTTTTATGTATTGTGAAATATAATCGTTGGTTAGTTTTAGAGAACTTGCTTTGATAGTATCGAATTCAATTAGATATTCATGTTTTTTGGTTTCTAACGTGTTTCGTAAATCCGTTGCAACGTTTTCTTTCCTCAATTTTAAGGTAAGATTCTTTCCAATGTCAGAGAGAGTTCTTAAATCCTCGCCGTGAATTTCCAAATTGAGCTGACTATTGTGGGGATCGAGAATCTTACCGATGACATCCCCGTTTCCTTCGAAATTGATTCGGATATCCTCAGCAAACGAAATTTTCTTTCGAACTCCTTCAATAGTCTCTTTCGTCGATTTTGATGCGTTTTGACGGAGTAACACTCTTATTTTGGCCATATTGGCGCCGGATCCTCCGTTTATTTTTGATATAATATCGTCGCCATCCGATCCAATTTTAGCGATAACGCTTTTTATATTTTTGTCGGCAAGAAGAACCTGCTCGACGGTCTCTACTAAATTGGTTGTGCTCAGTAAAGTGCTATTCTGACTGTTTTCAATGTTGATCGTAAATTCTCCATTGTCCACCGCTGGCATAAATTCGGTGGGAAGAAAAAATAAAAATTGGGCGGATAAGACAAGTCCGAAAAATAAACCGAAAACTAATTTTTTGGGATTTTCTAAATACGATCTTAACTTCACCTCATAGGATATCAATGCGGATTCGTACAGGTGTGCCGATCGTTGGAAAAGGCGACTGCTCTGAAGTTGTGATCCGAATTCGCTTTCGTCTAGGAGGACGTAAAGAGTCGGGATGATCGTGATCGATGCGAGTAAACTGATCGATATGGAAACTACGATTGCAATCGCCATCTCGGTGAAAAGAATTCCGATGAAGCTTTTTATAAAAATAATGGGTAAAAAAACAATGATGGTAGTTAAGGTTGCCGATACTACAGAACCCATAACTTCCGAAGTTCCTTCGACCGAAGAATCATACGTGGATTT of Leptospira sanjuanensis contains these proteins:
- a CDS encoding efflux RND transporter permease subunit; its protein translation is MKAIVKFCVSKPVTVLMTWIAIAIFGIIGLKSAKITLLPEIAFPRVSVITTYPNASPEEIENLITKPLTDSIGTVGGIEKVTSESLEGISVITVQFSFNTSIDFAIIELREKIDLIRDQLPQDASKPLATRFDPSQSAFQEIVISPKNDTDAKSLRSFTEENVKVFFERIDGIAYAQISGGYEKEIRVEIDPERMTTYGVSIPEIQRSIVTANINMPAGSLPVGNKDLLLRTVGEYKSLNDIKDTVITTNTTGIPIPIGSVASVYRTFKERSGLARYNGKDCIVIYLYKESGRNSVELADRVQNELESINLKFSDKLSAQSIYDESIFIRDSVWGLIWSLVIGAALAFIVLLLLIQSLRAPLILLIIIPFSLLATFLLFYIFDISLNMMSLGGLALGIGMLFDTSNVVFSSIERNLEKRKSTYDSSVEGTSEVMGSVVSATLTTIIVFLPIIFIKSFIGILFTEMAIAIVVSISISLLASITIIPTLYVLLDESEFGSQLQSSRLFQRSAHLYESALISYEVKLRSYLENPKKLVFGLFFGLVLSAQFLFFLPTEFMPAVDNGEFTINIENSQNSTLLSTTNLVETVEQVLLADKNIKSVIAKIGSDGDDIISKINGGSGANMAKIRVLLRQNASKSTKETIEGVRKKISFAEDIRINFEGNGDVIGKILDPHNSQLNLEIHGEDLRTLSDIGKNLTLKLRKENVATDLRNTLETKKHEYLIEFDTIKASSLKLTNDYISQYIKVASYGADISRIKYQDEDLNIRLLVKRNDIDNLSKLQTLNIKTPSGEFIRLSQIASIKENISSSSIRRAGNSRVNMVQGNLDPRGTTEKIKKIIENTKLPTGYFIKIGGESENIEKSYNELLFAFILASLLIYMLLSSQFQSLKLAAVMICTIPLMFIGIFPALFLFGKSFNISAFLGLVLLLGVVVDNASLYFEYLIISFKESGDFAKAIIESGKIVFRPILMNNLTTILGLVPVALEFQKGAEFQSPMAIVVIVGLFSSFFFSLFLLPILFFLLLKNRKVEKLS